The Streptomyces armeniacus genomic interval GCACGTGCCGCGTGTACGGGTCGGGTCGGGTGGCGGCGCGCTCGTACGCACCCCGAGCACGGCACGGCGGACCGCCACCCGGCCCCGGCGTCAGACCCTGCCTCGGGAGAGGCTGGCGCCGGCCGGCGACCCGTACTCGCCAAGGCGTCACACGACCCTCGACGTCCCCTCGCAACGAATCGCTGCACCCAAGGGTGATGAATCGGACACAGCACGTCAACACCTGGTCTGGACTTGGTGGATCTCTCCGCGTCAGCGCGGGGTCACCGGGAGGTCACCCGGGGCTCACCGGGAGCTCACCGGAGTCATACGGGCGCATACGGCGCGTACGGCGTGCACGGCCCTCAAGCAGCACCTGCCGCCGTCATCCTTCGGTCGCGGGCCCCAGTTCGCACCAGATGCGCTTGCCGCCGCTCTCCCGGTGCCAGCCCCAGCGGTCCGCGAGCCCGGAGACGAGCTCCAGGCCCCGCCCGTTGGTGTCGTCGCCCTCGGCCTGCCGCGGCCGGGGCGTACGGCTGCTGGAGTCGGCGACCTCCACCCGTACGGCACCGGCGCCCTCGGCGTGCTGGTGCGGCAGGAGCATGCGCAGGACGGCCGGGCACCCGGTGTGCACCACCGCGTTCGTGACGAGTTCGGAGATCAGCAGCACCACCGTCTCGGCCAGCGGCTCGTCCTGCCCGATCCCGCATCCGGCCAGCCTGGACCGCGCCCAGCGGCGGGCACGGCCGACCTCCATCGGATCGGCACGGATCTCCAAGACCTGCAGCACCTGCACCCCTTACACCACCTGGACACATGGAAGTATCACCTTGCGTATCCGCACAATCACGGAACGCGAACCCGGCCGAGAACAGTGTGATCGCCGCAGCATCCCGCCAACAAGAGCTTCGGGCATATTCCAGCGCACAGGAGGGGGCTTGCCGCATACTGCACTGCCGCCGTCACCGGGGGTCATACGGCACCGCGGACACTCGCTTCCCGCTCAGCGCGCGACTGAACATCTCGCACGCCTCGGAGCGTACCCGATATCCCGGAAAGTGCCGCATGGGGAGAT includes:
- a CDS encoding ATP-binding protein produces the protein MQVLQVLEIRADPMEVGRARRWARSRLAGCGIGQDEPLAETVVLLISELVTNAVVHTGCPAVLRMLLPHQHAEGAGAVRVEVADSSSRTPRPRQAEGDDTNGRGLELVSGLADRWGWHRESGGKRIWCELGPATEG